One Hippocampus zosterae strain Florida chromosome 4, ASM2543408v3, whole genome shotgun sequence genomic window carries:
- the LOC127599083 gene encoding oocyte zinc finger protein XlCOF8.4-like: MCKVDILRALLSQRLSAAVEEIFVVFEKTIAEYEEELCRTKEENERQRRLLDAVFKPQVVSRDADIRKDDLQAERQEWSFRITQQEPEPPHVKEEEPLYVKEEEEQAGITNFPLDGVLVNSANDEDNEHGSELCRDQSERNRGAKLPSSSSSQHVTTKGGGSEDDSLFAPLSDSDNAASHSSDTDRDENSKVDKSCPIDDAHIKCSHCDKTFIDAATLKRHVMLHKGAKTFRCSFCGKTFNQKVHLIKHTRTHTGEKPFACTVCGMRLSQKEYLKVHMRTHTGEKPFPCSVCGKKFSQKAFLKVHTRTHTGEKPFSCLVCHKSFGAYSTCTRHQRTHTGDKVFSCAVCDKKFTRKDNLNKHKCAGKK; encoded by the exons ATGTGTAAAGTTGATATCCTGAGAGCGTTGCTAAGTCAACGACTGAGTGCGGCCGTTGAAGAAATATTTGTAGTGTTTGAAAAGACGATAGCAGAGTACGAGGAGGAACTTTGCCGAACAAAAGAGGAGAACGAGCGACAACGTCGGCTACTGGACGCGGTTTTCAAGCCTCAAGTGGTGTCGCGCGATGCAG ACATCCGTAAAGATGATCTTCAGGCAGAGCGGCAGGAGTGGAGCTTCAGGATAACGCAACAGGAGCCAGAGCCCCCCCACGTTAAAGAGGAAGAGCCCCTCtacgtcaaagaagaagaagaacaggcTGGCATCACAAACTTTCCATTGGACGGAGTCCTTGTGAACAGTGCAAATGATGAAGACAACGAGCATGGGTCAGAGCTTTGTCGCGATCAAAGTGAGAGGAACAGAGGGGCGAAGCTTCCGAGCAGCAGCTCAAGTCAACACGTGACAACAAAAGGTGGAGGATCAGAAGACGACAGCCTCTTCGCTCCACTGTCAGATAGCGACAACGCGGCATCGCACTCTTCCGACACTGATCGCGATGAAAACTCCAAAGTTGACAAGTCATGTCCCATCGACGACGCCCATATTAAATGCTCCCACTGCGATAAAACGTTCATCGACGCGGCTACTCTGAAAAGACACGTGATGCTTCACAAAGGAGCGAAAACATTCCGTTGCTCATTTTGCGGTAAAACATTCAATCAGAAGGTGCATTTGATAAAACACACgagaacgcacacgggagagaaaccttttgcctgcacgGTTTGCGGTATGAGGCTGAGTCAAAAAGAATACTTGAAAGTGCACATGAGAACACACACCGGAGAAAAACCGTTTCCCTGCTCAGTGTGCGGGAAGAAATTCTCTCAGAAAGCATTTTTGAAagtacacacaagaacacacacgggTGAAAAACCATTTTCTTGCTTAGTCTGCCACAAAAGTTTTGGCGCATATTCCACATGTACTCGGCACCAACGGACACACACGGGTGACAAAGTGTTTAGTTGCGCCGTGTGTGATAAGAAATTCACTCGGAAGGACAACCTTAACAAACATAAGTGTGCTGGTAAGAAATGA
- the LOC127599099 gene encoding zinc finger protein 135-like translates to MCKVEMLKALLNQRLSAAVDEIVGVFARTIAEYEEELCRTREENARQRQMLDAVFRPKAETLGADVGEEAVPPAQQDPEVVQVKEEAQEADIGTLPSAGVPFKSEDEEEQSQPLPNQSEHSRWMRPLSSNSSQCAATEEDGGHHGESQADRLFAPRSEHRDKRTSHSPGDAAWHADHRYFKCSHCDKTFGTKYSLTRHMQSHTGDKTHWKCSQCGRTLGDRRNLRRHMMVHTGEKPFTCSICGKRFSQKANLITHTRTHTGEKPFACTHCSKRFGDRSALIQHRKTHAAAGKRFARSVYNPSCGVHSNLGQHIRTGQKPSA, encoded by the exons ATGTGTAAAGTAGAAATGCTGAAGGCGTTGCTAAATCAGCGGCTAAGTGCAGCCGTCGACGAAATAGTTGGAGTTTTTGCGCGAACGATAGCAGAGTACGAAGAGGAACTTTGCCGGACAAGAGAGGAGAACGCGAGACAACGTCAAATGCTGGACGCCGTTTTCAGGCCTAAAGCTGAGACACTCGGAGCAG ATGTTGGCGAGGAAGCCGTTCCCCCTGCGCAGCAGGATCCAGAGGTTGTGCAGGTTAAAGAGGAAGCGCAGGAGGCTGATATCGGCACGTTACCATCAGCTGGTGTTCCTTTCAAGagtgaggatgaagaggagcagTCACAACCTCTTCCCAATCAAAGTGAGCATTCAAGATGGATGAGGCCGCTAAGCAGTAACTCAAGTCAGTGCGCGGCAACGGAAGAGGATGGAGGCCACCATGGAGAATCGCAGGCAGACAGACTCTTTGCTCCGCGGTCAGAACATCGCGACAAAAGAACATCACACTCTCCAGGTGATGCGGCATGGCATGCTGACCACAGGTACTTCAAGTGCTCTCATTGTGACAAAACATTTGGCACCAAGTACAGTTTGACGAGGCACATGCAAAGTCACACTGGTGACAAAACACACTGGAAATGCTCCCAGTGCGGGAGAACCCTTGGCGACCGGAGGAATCTGAGAAGACACATGATGGTTCACACGGGAGAGAAGCCATTCACGTGCTCAATCTGCGGaaaaagattctctcagaaggccAACTTGATCACGCACACGAGAACGCACACCGGCGAGAAACCGTTTGCCTGCACACACTGCAGCAAACGCTTTGGGGATCGTTCTGCACTGATTCAACACAGGAAAACACACGCAGCGGCGGGCAAACGTTTTGCCCGCTCGGTGTACAACCCGAGTTGCGGTGTTCATTCAAATTTGGGACAACATATAAGAACGGGGCAGAAACCATCTGCCTAG
- the LOC127599067 gene encoding oocyte zinc finger protein XlCOF6.1-like: MCKVEMLRAMLKARLSAAVEEIFGVVARTIAEYEEELSRTKEENERQRQLLDAVFRPQEEPHKTDNSEESLPLEQQEQKPPQDQGEEEEADPFLIKEETEREPHQLLELPFSRVIVKSEYDEDKSQSVESRGAEPRSSSSRSQQVTTEGDAGRSGASQADGRQAPQSPSRSPDSDAEQSKSDMTCHPGNAHWKCSQCDKTFGTKYTLRVHMMIHSGDKPFMCSVCGKRFSQKAHLTTHTRIHTGDKPYSCSVCNKSFIDYSAMIKHTRVHTGEKPFACSVCNLSFSDRSNLGKHMRRHTGEKPFACSLCGKRFSIRGHLTTHTRTHTGEKPFTCAICNLNFSDRSGLVQHRRTHTGEKRFTCSICGKQFSQRGAFTKHIQIHSGEKPLSCTV; the protein is encoded by the exons ATGTGTAAAGTCGAAATGCTGAGAGCGATGCTGAAGGCCCGACTGAGTGCGGCCGTCGAAGAAATATTTGGAGTCGTTGCAAGAACGATTGCAGAGTACGAGGAGGAACTTAGTCGGACCAAGGAGGAGAACGAGCGACAGCGTCAACTACTCGACGCAGTTTTCAGGCCTCAAGAGGAACCCCACAAAACAG ATAACAGTGAAGAAAGTCTTCCCCTTGAGCAGCAGGAACAGAAGCCTCCCCAAGATCaaggggaagaggaggaggcggatcCCTTCCTCATTAAAGAGGAAACGGAGCGTGAGCCTCATCAATTGCTGGAGTTGCCCTTTTCTCGCGTCATTGTAAAGAGCGAATATGATGAAGACAAAAGTCAGAGTGTGGAGAGCAGAGGGGCGGAGCCTCGAAGCAGCAGCTCAAGAAGTCAACAAGTGACAACAGAAGGTGACGCAGGCCGCAGTGGAGCATCGCAAGCAGACGGCCGCCAGGCTCCACAATCCCCCTCTCGTTCTCCTGACTCTGATGCTGAACAGTCTAAAAGTGATATGACGTGTCACCCTGGCAACGCGCACTGGAAATGTTCTCAATGCGACAAAACGTTTGGAACCAAGTACACGTTGCGAGTACACATGATGATCCACTCTGGAGACAAACCGTTCATGTGCTCCGTTTGCGGCAAACgattctctcagaaggcacACTTAACGACGCACACCAGAATACACACGGGCGACAAGCCTTATTCCTGCTCTGTCTGCAACAAAAGTTTCATCGATTACTCCGCGATGATTAAACACACGAGGGtacacaccggagagaaaccttttgcgtgCTCAGTCTGCAACTTGAGTTTCAGCGATCGCTCCAATTTGGGCAAACACATGAGAAggcacaccggagagaaacctttcgCCTGCTCGCTTTGTGGTAAAAGATTCTCCATAAGGGGACATTTGACAACGCACACAAGAacgcacacgggagagaaacctttCACGTGTGCCATCTGCAATTTAAATTTCAGCGATCGCTCGGGATTGGTTCAGCACAGGAGAacgcacacgggggagaaacgCTTCACCTGCTCAATTTGTGGTAAACAATTTTCTCAAAGGGGTGCGTTCACAAAACACATCCAAATACACTCTGGTGAGAAACCATTAAGTTGCACTGTGTGA
- the LOC127599859 gene encoding zinc finger protein 605-like, with the protein MKMCAQSVKEEYEEQHCGIKEESESSRQRLDGVFKKPQIGLHNADTTEEDLHAGQKCHHIKKEEKPEHVCMKVEEAEDELPLSCVIVKIEGDEEEDDDDDCCGDSLFAPLSDTTPDTRDDDDHHDNLEKHSQSHITCHTDNRRLQCSQCDKTLGTKYALKVHKKTHAGEKPFSCLFCDKRFSVKGSLIRHARTHTGEKPFACSICGKRFTQKGYLGTHTKTHTGEKPFACSVCGLTLTQKSNLIIHMRTHTGEKPFACSVCGKCFSIKKSLISHTRTHTGDKPFVCSVCGNKFSSKGPLRRHMRTHTGEKPFSCLVCGLKLTQKNNLTKHMRTHTGEKPFACSVCDKTFTQKAQLNTHTRTHTGEKPFTCSVCVYSFSERSKLVRHMRTHTGEKVYSCNVCDEKFLHKYQLDKHGCFGQPVMALNIILTFDDAPLSWFGSLSAIADVARRTLGVKMCQVELLRALLNQRLSAAVDEVFGVVARTIAEYQEELCRSKEENARQRQLLDAVLKPHVVLYKEESSSQECLSPNQQEGISTVEPRQPEPPRIKEEEEKADVTQLPLAPFPLRLDAEAEEEDDVDRCGASRAASLSAPLSDSDDITLHSFDADGDKHSKSDTAGRTAGKRWKCSHCGKTFDYSSDLIKHIRTHTGEKPFKCSVCGKSFTHKGNLTVHTRTHTGEKPYGCSICNKSFTGHSALTKHARIHTGEKPFRCSVCGKRYTQNETLKAHSRTHTGEKPYSCLVCNKRFSSHSSFARHRRTHSDEKPYSCLVCNKSFRSNSAFARHRKKHIGGKVFSCAACKKTFPRKYQVKTHKCVALNEAAGT; encoded by the exons atgaaaatgtgtgcacaaaGTGTGAAAGAAGAGTACGAGGAGCAACATTGTGGAATAAAAGAGGAGAGCGAGAGTTCACGTCAACGTTTGGACGGCGTTTTCAAGAAGCCTCAAATTGGATTACACAACGCAG ATACCACCGAAGAAGATCTTCATGCTGGGCAGAAGTGCCACCACATCAAAAAGGAAGAGAAGCCTGAGCACGTGTGCATGAAAGTGGAGGAGGCTGAAGATGAGTTGCCTTTGTCTTGTGTCATTGTCAAGATTGAAGGCGATGAAGAagaggacgatgatgatgactgtTGTGGAGACAGCCTCTTTGCTCCACTATCAGACACAACACCAGACACTCGTGATGACGACGACCACCATGATAACCTTGAAAAACATTCCCAAAGTCATATTACATGCCACACTGACAACAGACGCTTGCAGTGCTCTCAGTGTGACAAAACCTTGGGTACTAAGTATGCTTTGAAAGTGCACAAGAAAACACAcgctggagagaaacctttttcctgcttgtTTTGTGACAAACGTTTCTCTGTGAAAGGAAGTTTGATAAGACACGCAAGAACACACACCGGGGAGaagccttttgcctgttcaattTGTGGTAAAAGATTCACCCAGAAAGGATATTTggggacacacacaaaaacacacactggagagaaaccttttgcctgctcagtgtgCGGTCTTACACTAACTCAAAAATCGAATTTAATCATtcacatgagaacgcacactggggagaaaccttttgcctgctcagtttgtggtaaatGCTTCTCAATCAAGAAAAGTTTAATAagtcacacaagaacacacaccgggGATAAACCTTTTGTCTGCTCGGTTTGTGGGAATAAATTCTCTTCAAAGGGACCTTTAAGAAGacacatgagaacacacactggtgagaaacctttttcctgcttagTGTGCGGTCTTAAATTAACGCAGAAGAATAATTTAACCAAacacatgagaacacacactggggagaaacccttCGCCTGCTCAGTTTGCGACAAAACATTCACCCAGAAGGCACAGTTGAACACGcacaccagaacacacactggggagaaacccttTACCTGCTCTGTCTGCGTCTACAGTTTTAGTGAACGTTCAAAATTGGTGCGGCACATGAGGACACACACTGGCGAGAAAGTGTACAGTTGCAATGTGTGTGATGAGAAATTCTTACACAAATATCAGCTTGATAAGCATGGCTGTTTTGGTCAACCAGTGATGGCCCTCAatatcatt TTGACTTTTGATGACGCTCCTTTAAGTTGGTTTGGGTCACTGTCCGCCATCGCAGACGTCGCTCGGCGGACCTTAGGTGTGAAAATGTGTCAAGTGGAACTCCTGAGGGCGTTGCTGAATCAGCGACTGAGTGCGGCCGTCGACGAAGTATTCGGAGTTGTTGCAAGAACCATCGCCGAGTACCAGGAGGAACTCTGTCGGTCAAAAGAGGAGAATGCGCGTCAGCGTCAGCTGCTGGACGCTGTTCTCAAGCCGCACGTTGTGCTATACAAAGAAG AGAGTTCCAGTCAAGAATGTCTTTCCCCGAATCAGCAAGAAGGGATCTCCACGGTGGAACCACGGCAGCCTGAGCCTCCCCGcatcaaagaggaagaggagaaggccGACGTCACCCAATTGCCATTGGCTCCTTTTCCTTTGAGGCTTGATGCCGAggctgaagaagaagatgacGTAGACCGCTGCGGAGCGTCCCGAGCTGCcagcctctcagctccactctcAGATTCGGATGACATCACGTTGCACTCTTTCGACGCCGATGGTGACAAACATTCTAAGAGTGATACGGCAGGTCGCACTGCCGGTAAACGCTGGAAATGTTCCCATTGTGGGAAAACATTTGACTATAGCAGCGATCTGATCAAACACATAAGAacgcacacgggagagaaaccaTTCAAGTGTTCGGTTTGTGGCAAAAGTTTCACCCACAAGGGAAATTTGACCGTGCACACACGGacgcacactggagaaaaaccgTACGGCTGCTCAATCTGCAACAAAAGTTTTACTGGCCACTCGGCATTAACTAAACACGCCCGGATACACACCGGGGAAAAGCCTTTCAGGTGCTCAGTGTGCGGTAAACGCTACACGCAAAACGAAACTTTGAAGGCTCactcaagaacccacactggcgaGAAACCGTATTCCTGCTTAGTCTGCAACAAACGCTTCAGTTCACATTCGTCGTTTGCCCGACATCGAAGGACGCACAGTGACGAAAAACCCTATTCTTGCTTAGTCTGTAACAAAAGCTTCCGGTCTAATTCAGCCTTTGCccgacacagaaaaaaacacattggagGCAAAGTGTTCAGTTGCGCCGCGTGCAAGAAGACATTCCCTCGCAAGTACCAAGTGAAGACACACAAGTGCGTTGCGCTCAATGAAGCCGCGGGAACTTAA